One part of the Sphingopyxis sp. PAMC25046 genome encodes these proteins:
- a CDS encoding NAD(P)-binding domain-containing protein — protein sequence MSEAVKVAIIGSGPAGLSAASRAGQLGLSHILLEKTDHLSDTIFKYQKGKRVLATPERLDLRSDCRFAEGAREYILDNWDEDAANNKVEVAYHAEVAEVSGEKGAFAIKTTKGDVYRAENIVLAIGTQGNPNRMRCEGADLPHIIYQVDDPEDFKDKHITVVGSGDAGIENALGVAEEALENTVTILNRSKDFARAKAKNVADMMEAGENGLMSIRTETQPKKVEPGFLTLETPDGDETIPCDVIVARLGSVAPRGFVESMGIEFTGPDREAFPKLSPTFESTVPGIFVIGALAGYPLIKHCMNQGYDVVEFINGNNDLTPADEKDLAAILADLPQKKSVSEWLDYLRTRVSIFNDVSPLQMREFMLDSTVAFYRKGDVVFEKGEPGSSLFAIADGFAEVEVGPGVTVPIEQGSIFGEVGLISGRKRGATIRAGADGIFVEVSRTAALKLMASVPGAKRAINRISLERQLLQIFKGGLTVDDLGPVVDTAEVERVPAGKVVLTEGEQGDDVYVIRSGSMVVEKDIGGKPIFLRYLPAGSFFGEMGVLSGAPRNATVKAAVGAELIKLTGESFRKMLAARPQVREATEAAVAERAAMNSFIESRKATYSSVVDLYSDTASFIMKEGLGEATDALLIDENLCVGCDNCEKACADSHEGLSRLDREAGKTFAHLHVPTSCRHCEHPHCMADCPPNVIHRGPDGEVFMEPGCIGCGNCMRNCPYGVIRMEAAPPEKPSLLRWLLTGFGPGPGEPSAKWTKKQLGDEKPKKIAVKCDMCKGISGGPACVRACPTGAAIRVSPEEFLSIARLEEDAD from the coding sequence ATGAGCGAGGCGGTCAAGGTCGCGATCATCGGCTCGGGGCCCGCAGGCCTCAGCGCCGCGTCGCGCGCGGGGCAGCTCGGGCTTAGCCACATCCTGCTCGAAAAGACCGATCACCTCTCCGACACCATCTTCAAATATCAGAAGGGCAAGCGCGTGCTCGCGACCCCCGAGCGGCTCGACCTGCGATCCGACTGCCGCTTCGCCGAAGGTGCGCGCGAATATATCCTCGACAATTGGGACGAGGATGCCGCGAACAACAAGGTCGAGGTCGCCTATCACGCCGAAGTCGCCGAAGTGAGCGGCGAGAAGGGTGCCTTCGCGATCAAGACGACGAAGGGCGACGTCTATCGGGCAGAAAATATCGTGCTCGCGATCGGCACGCAGGGCAATCCGAACCGGATGCGCTGCGAAGGCGCCGACTTGCCGCACATCATCTATCAGGTCGACGATCCCGAGGATTTCAAGGACAAGCATATCACCGTCGTCGGGTCGGGCGATGCGGGGATCGAAAATGCGCTCGGCGTTGCCGAGGAAGCACTCGAAAACACTGTCACGATCCTCAACCGCTCGAAGGATTTCGCGCGCGCCAAGGCGAAGAATGTCGCCGACATGATGGAGGCGGGCGAAAACGGGCTGATGAGCATCCGCACCGAGACGCAGCCGAAGAAGGTCGAGCCCGGTTTCCTGACGCTCGAGACACCCGACGGTGACGAGACGATCCCGTGCGACGTGATCGTTGCGCGGCTGGGGTCGGTCGCGCCGCGCGGCTTCGTCGAGTCGATGGGGATCGAGTTCACCGGGCCCGATCGGGAGGCCTTTCCCAAGCTGTCGCCGACCTTTGAATCGACGGTGCCCGGGATCTTCGTGATCGGCGCGCTCGCGGGTTATCCGCTGATCAAGCATTGCATGAACCAGGGCTATGACGTCGTCGAGTTCATCAATGGCAATAATGACCTGACCCCGGCGGACGAAAAGGATCTGGCGGCAATCCTTGCCGACCTGCCGCAGAAGAAGTCGGTCAGCGAGTGGCTCGACTATCTGCGCACGCGCGTCAGTATCTTCAACGACGTGTCGCCGCTGCAGATGCGCGAATTCATGCTCGATTCGACGGTCGCCTTCTACCGCAAGGGCGATGTCGTCTTCGAGAAGGGCGAACCCGGATCGTCGCTGTTTGCGATCGCCGACGGCTTTGCCGAGGTCGAGGTCGGTCCGGGCGTGACGGTGCCGATCGAACAGGGGTCGATATTCGGCGAGGTCGGGCTGATCTCTGGCCGCAAGCGCGGCGCGACGATCCGCGCGGGTGCGGACGGCATCTTCGTCGAGGTGTCGCGCACCGCGGCCTTGAAGTTGATGGCCTCGGTCCCGGGCGCGAAACGCGCGATCAACCGCATCTCGCTCGAACGGCAATTGCTTCAGATCTTCAAGGGCGGGCTGACGGTTGACGATCTCGGTCCCGTCGTCGACACCGCCGAGGTCGAGCGTGTGCCCGCGGGCAAGGTGGTGCTGACCGAGGGCGAGCAGGGCGACGACGTCTATGTCATCCGGTCGGGGTCGATGGTGGTCGAGAAGGACATCGGCGGCAAGCCGATCTTCCTCCGCTATCTGCCCGCGGGCAGCTTCTTCGGCGAAATGGGCGTGCTGAGCGGAGCGCCGCGCAATGCCACGGTCAAGGCCGCCGTCGGCGCCGAGCTGATCAAGCTGACCGGCGAGAGCTTTCGCAAGATGCTCGCCGCGCGGCCGCAGGTGCGCGAGGCGACCGAGGCGGCGGTGGCCGAGCGCGCGGCGATGAACAGCTTCATCGAATCGCGGAAAGCGACCTATTCGAGCGTAGTCGATCTTTATTCGGACACCGCGAGCTTCATCATGAAGGAGGGGCTCGGCGAGGCAACCGACGCGCTGCTGATCGACGAGAATCTGTGCGTCGGCTGCGACAATTGCGAAAAAGCGTGTGCCGACAGCCACGAAGGCCTGTCGCGGCTCGACCGCGAGGCGGGCAAGACCTTCGCGCATCTGCACGTGCCGACGAGCTGCCGCCACTGCGAGCATCCGCATTGCATGGCCGACTGTCCGCCGAACGTGATCCACCGCGGTCCCGACGGCGAAGTGTTCATGGAGCCCGGCTGCATCGGCTGCGGGAACTGCATGCGCAACTGCCCCTATGGCGTGATCCGCATGGAAGCGGCGCCACCCGAGAAACCGAGCCTGCTGCGCTGGCTGCTCACCGGTTTCGGCCCCGGGCCGGGCGAGCCGTCGGCCAAATGGACCAAGAAGCAATTGGGCGACGAGAAGCCCAAGAAGATCGCGGTGAAGTGTGACATGTGCAAGGGCATATCGGGAGGTCCCGCGTGCGTCCGGGCGTGCCCGACCGGCGCCGCGATCCGCGTGTCTCCCGAGGAATTCCTGTCGATCGCGCGGCTCGAGGAGGATGCGGACTGA
- a CDS encoding arginyltransferase — protein MSAPFRFPRFFVTSPAPCPYLAGKTERKVFTELSGNNANELNDALGRIGFRRSQSVAYRPSCADCSACVSVRVCASEFTPSSSQKRNLRRNGDLVATACKPWATEEQYALLRSYLASRHPDGGMADMDEQDFADMVEQTPVDSYMIEYREPTTDGSKGRLVGCCLTDRQGDGLSMIYSFFDAHHPMREGLGTYIIADHVQRAARAALPYVYLGYWIEGSARMAYKARFRPLEKLGPDGWSRVEETQSDRIAAMFELA, from the coding sequence GTGTCCGCACCGTTCCGTTTTCCGCGCTTTTTTGTCACCAGCCCGGCGCCTTGTCCCTATCTGGCGGGCAAGACCGAGCGCAAGGTGTTCACCGAACTCAGCGGTAATAACGCGAACGAGCTGAACGACGCGCTCGGCCGTATCGGGTTCCGCCGCAGCCAGTCGGTCGCCTATCGCCCGAGCTGCGCCGATTGTTCGGCATGCGTCTCGGTGCGCGTCTGCGCGAGCGAATTCACACCGAGCAGCTCGCAGAAGCGCAACCTGCGCCGCAACGGCGACCTGGTCGCCACGGCGTGCAAGCCGTGGGCGACCGAAGAACAATATGCGCTGCTCCGCTCCTATCTCGCCTCGCGCCATCCCGACGGCGGCATGGCCGACATGGACGAGCAGGATTTCGCCGACATGGTCGAGCAGACCCCCGTCGATAGCTATATGATCGAATATCGCGAGCCGACGACCGACGGCAGCAAGGGGCGCCTCGTCGGCTGCTGTTTGACCGACCGGCAGGGCGACGGCCTTTCGATGATCTACAGCTTTTTCGACGCGCACCATCCGATGCGCGAGGGGCTCGGCACCTATATCATCGCCGACCATGTCCAGCGCGCGGCGCGCGCCGCGCTGCCTTATGTCTATCTCGGCTACTGGATAGAAGGGTCGGCGCGCATGGCGTATAAGGCGCGCTTCCGCCCGCTCGAAAAGCTCGGCCCCGACGGCTGGTCGCGCGTCGAGGAAACGCAGTCCGACCGCATCGCGGCGATGTTCGAACTCGCCTGA
- the pyk gene encoding pyruvate kinase, whose translation MVQSFTPRQRKVRILATLGPASANAEMIAELHRAGADAFRVNMSHGDHAGHAKVIAAIRALEKETGRPTTILVDLQGPKLRVGTFKDGPAELVKGKAFVLDADKTPGDATRVHLPHPELFAAAEPDTRLLIDDGKLVLRVKSVAPGRIETIVEVGGKISDRKGVNVPDVVVPLAALTEKDRKDLAFALEQHVDWIALSFVQRPEDVAEARRLIGGKAALLVKFEKPSGVQRIEEILELADAAMVARGDLGVELPPEAVPPLQKRIVATARRMGKPVVVATQMLESMIVSPSPTRAEVSDVATAVYDGADAIMLSAETAAGAWPVEAVTMMDSIARSVESDPDYFRRLHFTETVPDATTADALAEAAGSIITTIAADAIICFTASGSTARRVARERPGAPLLVLTPKREAARRMGLLWGAHAVPTKDIGSFEEMIAKGKRMALRHGICKAGAKLVMMAGVPFGTPGSTNVLHVATLTGDELRGYS comes from the coding sequence GTGGTTCAGAGCTTTACCCCCCGCCAGCGCAAGGTTCGCATCCTGGCGACCCTCGGTCCCGCGAGCGCCAATGCCGAGATGATCGCCGAACTGCACCGCGCGGGGGCGGACGCCTTTCGCGTCAATATGAGCCACGGCGATCATGCCGGCCACGCCAAAGTTATCGCCGCGATCCGTGCGCTCGAAAAGGAGACCGGCCGCCCGACGACGATCCTCGTCGATCTGCAGGGGCCGAAGCTGCGCGTCGGCACGTTCAAGGACGGCCCCGCCGAACTGGTGAAGGGCAAGGCCTTCGTGCTCGACGCCGACAAGACGCCGGGCGACGCGACGCGCGTCCACTTGCCGCATCCCGAATTGTTCGCGGCGGCCGAACCCGATACGCGCCTGCTGATCGACGATGGCAAGCTGGTGCTCCGCGTGAAGAGCGTGGCGCCGGGCCGGATCGAAACGATCGTCGAGGTCGGCGGCAAGATTTCGGACCGCAAGGGGGTCAATGTTCCCGACGTCGTCGTCCCGCTCGCGGCGCTGACCGAAAAAGACCGCAAGGACCTGGCCTTCGCGCTCGAACAGCATGTCGACTGGATCGCGCTGTCGTTCGTCCAGCGGCCCGAGGATGTCGCCGAGGCGCGGCGGCTGATCGGCGGCAAGGCAGCGTTGCTCGTCAAGTTCGAAAAACCGTCGGGCGTGCAGCGGATCGAGGAGATTCTCGAGCTCGCCGACGCAGCGATGGTCGCGCGCGGCGATCTGGGCGTCGAGTTGCCGCCCGAGGCGGTGCCGCCGCTGCAAAAGCGGATCGTCGCCACCGCGCGGCGCATGGGCAAACCGGTGGTCGTCGCGACGCAGATGCTCGAATCGATGATCGTTTCGCCGTCGCCGACGCGCGCGGAAGTGAGCGATGTTGCCACGGCGGTGTACGACGGGGCCGACGCGATCATGCTGTCGGCCGAGACCGCAGCGGGCGCCTGGCCGGTGGAAGCCGTCACCATGATGGATTCGATCGCGCGCTCGGTCGAAAGCGATCCCGATTATTTTCGCCGCCTGCATTTCACCGAGACGGTGCCCGATGCGACGACCGCTGACGCGCTCGCCGAAGCGGCGGGCAGCATCATCACGACGATCGCCGCCGATGCGATCATCTGCTTCACCGCGTCGGGATCGACCGCGCGCCGCGTCGCGCGCGAGCGGCCGGGCGCGCCGCTGCTCGTGCTGACGCCGAAGCGCGAGGCGGCGCGGCGCATGGGTCTGCTGTGGGGCGCGCATGCGGTGCCGACGAAGGACATCGGCAGCTTTGAGGAGATGATTGCCAAGGGCAAGCGCATGGCGCTGCGCCACGGCATCTGCAAGGCGGGCGCGAAGCTCGTGATGATGGCGGGCGTTCCGTTCGGCACGCCGGGGTCGACCAACGTGCTCCACGTCGCGACGCTGACCGGCGACGAGCTTCGCGGGTATAGCTGA
- a CDS encoding DUF1244 domain-containing protein, with protein MSCSDDQTTGGDALDELDDAVAAAAFRRLVRLLQHRSDAANIDLMGLAGFCRNCLGDWIAEAGNMDKEAGRAIVHGMPTAEWKARHHTAATPEQLARMEESMAKNP; from the coding sequence ATGTCCTGTAGCGACGATCAGACGACCGGCGGCGATGCGCTCGACGAGCTTGACGACGCGGTTGCAGCGGCCGCATTCCGCCGCCTCGTCCGCCTGCTCCAGCATCGCAGCGATGCCGCCAACATCGACCTGATGGGGCTCGCGGGCTTTTGCCGCAACTGCCTCGGCGACTGGATCGCGGAGGCGGGGAATATGGACAAGGAAGCGGGCCGCGCGATCGTCCACGGCATGCCGACTGCCGAGTGGAAAGCACGCCATCATACCGCCGCCACGCCCGAACAGCTCGCGCGGATGGAAGAAAGCATGGCGAAGAATCCCTGA
- a CDS encoding DUF2312 domain-containing protein, which yields MSEATVSDEQLRLFIERIERLEEEKKGIADDIRDTYNEAKSQGYDPKIMRQIVRLRKLPVHDRKEMEAILDVYKSALGID from the coding sequence ATGAGCGAAGCCACCGTGTCCGACGAACAACTGCGCCTTTTCATCGAGCGCATCGAGCGTCTGGAAGAAGAGAAAAAGGGCATCGCCGACGACATCCGCGACACCTATAACGAAGCGAAATCGCAGGGTTATGATCCGAAGATCATGCGCCAGATCGTGCGTCTGCGCAAATTGCCGGTGCACGACCGCAAGGAAATGGAAGCGATTCTCGACGTCTACAAATCGGCGCTCGGAATCGACTGA
- a CDS encoding heavy metal-binding domain-containing protein: MFSTTTNNVEGRPVSEYLGIVTGEVIVGANLFRDLFASITDIVGGRSGKYEDVLARARKEAIAEMEAEAARLGGNAVIGVDLDYEVLGQNGSMLMVSASGTAVTLG; this comes from the coding sequence ATGTTCAGCACCACCACGAACAATGTCGAGGGCCGCCCGGTCAGCGAATATCTGGGCATCGTCACCGGCGAGGTGATCGTCGGCGCCAACCTGTTCCGCGACCTGTTCGCGTCGATCACCGACATCGTCGGCGGCCGCTCGGGAAAATATGAGGATGTCCTCGCCCGCGCGCGCAAGGAAGCAATTGCCGAGATGGAAGCCGAAGCCGCGCGCCTCGGCGGCAATGCAGTGATCGGCGTCGATCTCGATTACGAGGTGCTCGGCCAGAATGGCTCGATGCTGATGGTCAGCGCGTCGGGAACGGCGGTGACGCTGGGGTGA
- a CDS encoding arsinothricin resistance N-acetyltransferase ArsN1 family B: MADAARCAEIYAPYVIDNWVSFECDPPGAIEMARRIEDYGASHGWLVAEVEGQIAGYAYGSPHRTREAYATSADVAIYLDAAFARTGIGRQLYEALFPILKDRNVHAVFAGIALPNDASIGLHEAMGFTPIGIYREVGWKMGSWRDVGWWQRLL; this comes from the coding sequence TTGGCCGACGCCGCGCGCTGTGCCGAGATTTATGCGCCCTATGTCATCGACAATTGGGTCAGTTTCGAATGCGATCCGCCCGGAGCGATTGAAATGGCGCGCCGGATAGAAGATTACGGGGCAAGCCATGGCTGGCTGGTTGCGGAGGTCGAAGGCCAAATTGCAGGCTATGCCTACGGATCGCCGCACCGCACGCGAGAAGCCTATGCGACCTCGGCCGATGTCGCGATTTACCTCGATGCGGCTTTCGCCCGCACGGGAATTGGACGGCAACTTTACGAGGCGCTGTTTCCAATTCTCAAGGATCGCAATGTCCATGCAGTCTTTGCCGGAATTGCCCTGCCGAATGACGCCAGCATCGGCTTGCATGAAGCAATGGGCTTCACCCCGATCGGAATCTACCGCGAGGTCGGTTGGAAAATGGGTAGCTGGCGCGATGTCGGGTGGTGGCAGCGGTTGCTTTGA
- a CDS encoding YebC/PmpR family DNA-binding transcriptional regulator: MAGHSKFKNIMHRKGAQDKKRSSLFSKLSREITVAAKMGLPDPDANARLRAAVNAAKAQSMPKDNIQRAIDKAAGNDGDNYEEIRYEGYGPGGVSLIVEALTDNRNRTATNVRTAFSKNGGNLGTSGSVSHGFDRLGLINYGTGAGDADTVFEAALDAGADDVESSEDGHDIWTSVDSLHEVAKALEGKLGEAEGVKLAWRPTLKSEVADESVAQTLFKLIDTLDDDDDVQTVWGNYEIPDAVMEKLG, from the coding sequence ATGGCCGGCCATAGTAAATTCAAGAACATCATGCACCGCAAGGGTGCGCAGGACAAAAAGCGCAGCAGCCTCTTTTCGAAGCTCAGCCGCGAAATCACCGTCGCGGCGAAGATGGGCCTGCCCGATCCCGACGCGAACGCGCGCCTGCGCGCGGCTGTCAACGCCGCCAAGGCGCAGTCGATGCCGAAGGACAATATCCAGCGCGCGATCGACAAGGCTGCGGGCAACGACGGCGATAATTACGAGGAAATCCGCTACGAGGGCTATGGCCCCGGCGGCGTCTCGCTGATCGTCGAGGCGCTGACCGACAATCGCAACCGCACCGCGACCAACGTCCGCACTGCGTTCAGCAAGAATGGCGGCAATCTCGGTACCTCGGGCAGCGTCAGCCACGGGTTCGACCGGCTCGGCCTGATCAACTACGGCACCGGCGCCGGCGACGCCGACACGGTGTTCGAAGCCGCGCTCGACGCGGGCGCCGACGATGTCGAATCGTCGGAGGACGGCCACGACATCTGGACCAGCGTCGACAGCCTGCACGAAGTCGCAAAGGCGCTCGAGGGCAAGCTCGGCGAAGCCGAAGGCGTCAAGCTCGCGTGGCGCCCGACGCTAAAGAGCGAAGTGGCCGACGAGAGCGTCGCGCAGACGCTGTTCAAGCTGATCGACACGCTCGACGACGACGACGACGTCCAGACCGTATGGGGCAATTACGAAATCCCCGACGCGGTGATGGAGAAACTGGGTTGA
- the ruvC gene encoding crossover junction endodeoxyribonuclease RuvC → MIILGLDPSLSCTGWGVIRIEGSRISHIANGQVKTDAKAPLPDRLAHLDTALAAVIADYGPGCAAVEEVFVNDNPQSTLKLAHARGVVLLGCARGGLTVAEYAPRLVKKAIVGTGGAAKEQVQAMLRVLLPGAKVAGTDAADALAVAICHANHRGR, encoded by the coding sequence ATGATCATCCTCGGCCTCGACCCGTCGCTCAGTTGTACCGGCTGGGGCGTCATCCGCATCGAGGGCAGCCGGATCAGCCATATCGCCAACGGACAGGTAAAGACCGACGCCAAGGCGCCCCTGCCCGACCGGCTCGCGCACCTCGACACCGCGCTCGCGGCAGTGATCGCCGATTATGGACCCGGGTGCGCCGCGGTCGAGGAAGTCTTCGTCAACGACAATCCGCAATCGACGCTGAAGCTCGCCCACGCACGCGGCGTCGTGCTGCTCGGCTGCGCGCGCGGCGGGCTGACCGTCGCCGAATATGCGCCGCGCCTCGTCAAGAAGGCGATCGTCGGAACCGGCGGAGCGGCAAAGGAGCAAGTACAGGCAATGCTGCGCGTCCTGCTCCCCGGCGCGAAAGTCGCAGGGACCGATGCTGCTGATGCGCTCGCCGTCGCAATCTGCCACGCGAACCACCGCGGGCGCTAG
- a CDS encoding DUF305 domain-containing protein, which yields MSYARFGAMIAISTVVMFGLMYLNSYALDHQYFSQTRMWMALLMGATMAIVMIGFMWRMYRGRRVKIAIVTASLLIGASSLWLVRSQQAVGDVAYMKAMIPHHSIAILTSSRAQIRDARVRELADEIIAAQVREIGEMKALIADIEAHPVPDNARERPPVALEP from the coding sequence ATGAGCTACGCCCGCTTTGGCGCCATGATCGCTATATCCACGGTCGTTATGTTCGGCCTCATGTACCTGAACAGCTATGCGCTCGATCATCAATATTTCAGCCAGACGCGAATGTGGATGGCGCTATTGATGGGCGCCACCATGGCAATCGTCATGATCGGCTTCATGTGGCGCATGTATCGGGGCCGCCGCGTCAAGATCGCCATCGTGACCGCGTCGCTGCTGATCGGCGCCAGTTCGCTTTGGCTTGTGCGAAGTCAGCAAGCCGTGGGCGATGTCGCCTATATGAAGGCGATGATCCCGCATCATTCGATCGCGATCCTGACGAGCAGCCGTGCGCAGATTCGCGATGCGCGGGTTCGCGAGCTAGCCGACGAGATCATAGCGGCCCAGGTGCGCGAGATTGGCGAAATGAAGGCGCTGATCGCCGATATCGAGGCGCATCCAGTTCCGGACAATGCGCGCGAACGGCCGCCGGTAGCCTTGGAGCCCTAG
- the ruvA gene encoding Holliday junction branch migration protein RuvA, with protein sequence MIAKLTGRLDSSGAGHAVIDVGGVGYLVEASARTLDALGPVGGDVTIHTEMLVGEDFLRLLGFAKAEERDWFRLLTSVQGVGAKVALAILSALEIGDLQRALASGDSAMIARANGVGPKLAQRITHELKDKAGALGGIAGSSPTLSAASGPLGDAAAALTGLGFKPGEASAAVAAANEELGAGASLDALVRVALKKAAK encoded by the coding sequence ATGATCGCGAAACTCACCGGACGGCTCGATTCCAGCGGCGCTGGCCATGCGGTGATCGACGTCGGCGGCGTCGGTTATCTGGTCGAAGCATCGGCGCGCACATTGGACGCACTGGGCCCGGTCGGCGGCGACGTCACCATCCACACCGAAATGCTCGTCGGCGAGGATTTCCTGCGCCTGCTCGGCTTTGCCAAGGCCGAGGAACGCGACTGGTTCCGCCTGCTCACCAGCGTGCAGGGCGTCGGCGCGAAGGTCGCGCTCGCCATCCTCTCGGCGCTCGAAATCGGCGACCTGCAGCGCGCGCTCGCCAGCGGCGACAGCGCGATGATCGCGCGCGCGAACGGCGTCGGGCCGAAACTCGCGCAGCGCATCACGCATGAGCTGAAGGACAAGGCGGGGGCGCTCGGCGGCATTGCCGGTTCGAGTCCCACCCTGTCCGCCGCATCGGGCCCGCTCGGCGATGCGGCCGCTGCCCTCACCGGCCTCGGCTTCAAACCCGGCGAAGCAAGCGCAGCGGTTGCGGCTGCCAACGAGGAATTGGGCGCGGGCGCCAGCCTCGACGCGCTCGTCCGCGTCGCGCTCAAAAAGGCTGCCAAGTGA
- a CDS encoding GFA family protein, whose amino-acid sequence MTERIRNASCRCGQLRIACTGEPIRVSVCHCRNCKARSGSAFAAQARFPVENIRTEGEAKLYQHPGGSGTLADFYFCGNCGSTLWFLNRPEMDSYAVPIGNFEPGHDFELQFSVYEDRQEPWVCIVGEAIERL is encoded by the coding sequence GTGACCGAGCGCATCCGTAACGCCTCGTGCCGCTGCGGCCAGCTCCGCATCGCCTGCACCGGCGAGCCAATCCGCGTCTCGGTCTGCCACTGCCGCAATTGCAAGGCGCGGAGCGGCAGCGCCTTTGCCGCGCAAGCGCGCTTCCCCGTCGAGAATATCCGCACAGAGGGCGAAGCGAAATTGTACCAGCACCCCGGCGGCAGCGGCACTCTCGCGGACTTCTATTTTTGCGGTAATTGCGGCTCGACGCTCTGGTTCCTGAACCGTCCGGAGATGGACAGCTACGCCGTGCCGATCGGCAATTTCGAACCGGGCCATGATTTCGAGCTGCAATTTTCGGTCTATGAGGATCGTCAGGAACCTTGGGTTTGCATCGTCGGCGAGGCAATAGAACGTTTATGA
- the ruvB gene encoding Holliday junction branch migration DNA helicase RuvB, whose product MTEPALTTPIRTPEDADAALRPKSLAEFVGQAAARENLRIFIEAAKARSDALDHVLFYGPPGLGKTTLAQIVAKELGVGFRSTSGPVIAKAGDLAALLTNLEDGDVLFIDEIHRLSPAVEEILYPAMEDRALDIMIGEGPSARSVRIDLPKFTLVGATTRQGLLTTPLRDRFGIPVRLNFYTHGELEQVISRAARLLALPIASDGALEIAKRSRGTPRIAGRLLRRVRDFATVAGHAVVDAGAADAALNRLEVDALGLDAMDRRYLTMIADIYRGGPVGVETLAAGLSEPRDTIEDVIEPYLLQAGLIARTARGRMLNASAWKHLGLNPPAGSQDGLFDQAK is encoded by the coding sequence ATGACCGAGCCCGCCCTCACCACCCCCATCCGCACCCCCGAGGATGCCGACGCCGCGCTGCGGCCGAAGTCGCTCGCCGAGTTCGTCGGACAGGCGGCGGCGCGCGAGAATTTGCGCATCTTCATCGAGGCGGCGAAGGCGCGCTCGGATGCGCTCGACCATGTGCTTTTCTATGGGCCGCCCGGGCTGGGGAAGACGACGCTGGCGCAGATCGTCGCCAAGGAACTCGGCGTCGGTTTCCGCTCGACCAGCGGCCCGGTGATCGCGAAGGCGGGCGACCTTGCAGCATTGCTCACCAATCTCGAGGATGGCGACGTCCTCTTCATCGACGAGATTCACCGCCTGTCGCCCGCGGTCGAGGAAATCCTCTACCCCGCGATGGAGGACCGCGCGCTCGACATCATGATCGGCGAGGGGCCTTCGGCGCGCAGCGTGCGGATCGACCTACCGAAATTCACCCTCGTCGGCGCAACAACGCGGCAGGGGTTGCTCACGACGCCGCTGCGCGACCGCTTCGGCATTCCGGTGCGGCTCAACTTCTATACCCATGGCGAACTCGAACAGGTGATTTCGCGCGCCGCGCGCCTGCTGGCGCTGCCGATCGCGTCCGACGGCGCGCTCGAAATCGCCAAACGCTCGCGCGGGACGCCGCGCATCGCGGGCCGGTTGCTGCGGCGCGTGCGCGATTTCGCAACCGTGGCGGGTCATGCGGTCGTCGACGCGGGAGCCGCCGATGCGGCGCTCAACCGGCTCGAAGTCGACGCGCTCGGACTCGATGCGATGGACCGGCGCTACCTCACGATGATCGCCGACATCTATCGCGGCGGTCCGGTCGGCGTCGAGACGCTGGCGGCGGGCCTCAGCGAACCGCGTGACACGATCGAGGATGTGATCGAGCCCTATCTGCTGCAGGCCGGACTCATCGCGCGCACCGCGCGCGGGCGCATGCTCAACGCCAGCGCGTGGAAGCATCTGGGGCTCAATCCGCCCGCGGGGTCGCAGGACGGACTTTTCGATCAGGCGAAATAG
- a CDS encoding YbgC/FadM family acyl-CoA thioesterase, whose amino-acid sequence MVNAPPPFVPGAFVAAEHHYRARVYFEDTDLSGIVYHANYLRYMERARSDMLRLAGIDQRAAMESGEGAWAVTALAIKYRNPARLDDDLLVVSTVEAVRGASVIIAQRILRGTDTLSGETLTDGQVTAAFLSPGGRPRRQPAGWADRFTAIMNGETFPC is encoded by the coding sequence ATGGTAAACGCCCCGCCTCCCTTTGTCCCCGGCGCCTTCGTCGCGGCCGAGCATCATTACCGGGCGCGCGTCTATTTCGAAGACACCGACCTTTCAGGCATCGTCTATCACGCCAATTATCTGCGCTATATGGAACGCGCGCGGTCGGACATGCTGCGCCTCGCCGGCATCGACCAGCGCGCGGCGATGGAGAGCGGTGAAGGCGCCTGGGCGGTGACCGCTCTCGCCATCAAATACCGTAATCCCGCCCGGCTCGACGATGATTTGCTTGTCGTCAGCACCGTCGAAGCCGTGCGCGGAGCCAGCGTGATTATCGCGCAGCGCATCCTTCGCGGAACTGACACGTTAAGCGGCGAGACATTGACCGACGGGCAGGTCACCGCTGCCTTTCTGTCGCCGGGGGGCCGGCCGCGCCGCCAGCCCGCGGGGTGGGCCGACCGATTTACCGCCATCATGAATGGAGAGACTTTCCCTTGCTAG